The genomic window TTGCAAAAAAATAATGAAGTAGAAATTCAAAATTCTTCTCCTGTTTGTTATCAAAATAGTCCGGAAGTAAGAGATGAATTTAAGCAATAGACTGAATCAATTTAAAAATCATATTAAAATTACTATCTTTGCAACCACAAAAATCAGGAGTACATAAATGTCAACTTTTCAGAGAACTGCCGCATTTCACACCCTTGGCTGCAAATTAAATTTTGCGGAGACATCTACTATTGCCCGTCAATTAACAGATGCAGGTTATGATAAGGTGAACTTTGATGAAAAAGCGAATATTTATGTAATCAATACGTGTTCCGTAACGGAAAACGCTGATCGTGAGTGTAAACTCCATGTGAAAAGAGCCATGAAAGCCAATCCTGAAGGTTTGGTGGTGATTGTTGGGTGTTACGCTCAATTAAAACCTGAAGAAATTTCACAGATCGAAGGTGTTGATTTGGTTTTAGGAGCCAAAGAAAAATTCAATATCTTAAGCTACCTTGATGATTTGGAGAAATCTGAAAGTGAAGGGATCGTACATTCTTGTGAAATTGAAGAAACCGACTTCTTTATCGGTAGTTATTCCATTGGAGACAGAACCAGAGCTTTCCTGAAAGTTCAGGACGGCTGTGATTATAAATGTACCTACTGTACAATTCCTTTAGCAAGAGGGATTTCTCGTTCAGACACCATTGAAAATGTTCTGAAAAATGCTAAAGAAATTGCAGAAAGAGACATCAAGGAAATTGTGCTGACCGGTGTTAATATTGGAGATTACGGTAAAGGTGAATTCGGGAACAAAAAACACGAACATACTTTTCTGGATTTAATTTCAGAGCTTGACCAGATTGAAGGAATCGAAAGGATCCGTATTTCTTCCATTGAGCCCAATCTTTTAAAAGATGAAAGTATCGAGCTGGTTTCCAAAAGCAAAAGCTTTGTTCCGCATTTCCACATTCCTTTACAGTCGGGAAGCGATGATTTATTGAAAAAAATGAAGCGTCGTTATTTGACGAAGCTTTATAATGACAGAGTGAACAAAATCCGCGAGGTAATGCCTGATGCGGCTATTGGTGTTGATGTAATCGTTGGTTTCCCTGGTGAAACCGAAGAAAGATTCATGGAAACCTATAATTTCCTGAACGAGCTTCCGATTACTTATCTTCACGTATTTACCTATTCTGAAAGAGAAAATACTGAGGCTGCGGAAATGGAAGATGTTGTTCCGATTCCTGAAAGAAAAAAACGCAACAAAATGCTAAGAATTTTATCTGAAAAGAAAAAGATGGCATTTTACCAAACCCAGCTTGGAAAGACTCTTCCAGTGCTTTGGGAACACGAAAATAAAGACGGAAAAATGTTTGGCTTCACAGAAAATTATGTGAGAGTTCAAAAAGACTTTGACCAGGCATCCGTAAATCAAATCGAATTTCTAAATTTAGAAAAAATCCTGTCAGATGGCACGGTTTCTGTGCAATCTTCTTACGAAAGTTTTTTAGCAAAAGCATAGTCTCTTTGCGAAATTTCCACTAAATTTATTTTTAACTTTAAATATTACATTCATGAGAGATAAGTTTTTATCTTGGGGAATTGTATTAGTTATTGCTACATGGATTGTTGCAATACTAATAAAAGCACACTATTGGATACCGACACTGCTATCCGCAATTTATGCATTGGGAGTTTACAATGCCTATCAGTCAAAACACGCTATTTTAAGGAATTTTCCTGTGTTGGGTTATTTTAGATACTTTTTTGAAAGTATTTCACCCGAAATGCAGCAGTATTTTATTGAGAGGGAAACCGACGGGAAACCTTTTCCTAGGAATCAGCGTTCTGCAGTGTATAGAAGAGCCAAAAACTTAAGCGATACGGTAGCTTTTGGGACGCAACTTGAAGTTAATCATCGAAAATATGAGGGAATTAAACATTCTATTTATGCTAAATCTCCAAAAGAAGAGCTTCCACGAGTTTGGGTAGGAGGAGAGCAATGCACGCAGCCTTATCATGCTTCGTTATTTAATATTTCGGCAATGAGTTTTGGGGCATTAAGCGACAGGGCGCAGATTTCTTTGAACAGAGGAGCAAAAAAAGGTAATTTTTACCATAACACAGGGGAAGGTGGAATTTCCCCATATCATTTGGAAGGTGGAGATCTTTGCTGGCAAATAGGAACAGGGTATTTCGGATGCCGTGACGAAGAGGGGAAATTTAACCCCGAATTATTTAAAAAATATTCAACGATGCCTAATGTGAAAATGGTTGAAATAAAATTATCCCAAGGTGCAAAACCCGGTCATGGAGGAGTTTTGCCAGGGGTTAAAAATACAGTTGAGATTGCAAAAATTCGTCACGTCACACCAGGAGTTACGGTAATTTCACCACCTTCACACAGTTCTTTTTCTGATGCGGCTGGCTTGTTGAAATTCGTACAGCAATTGAGAGAACTTTCAGGAGGAAAACCTGTTGGATTTAAATTGTGTATTGGTGATACCAAAGAATTTGAAGATATCTGTGTACAGATGAATGTCTTGAAAATTTATCCAGATTTTATTACGATTGATGGAGCAGAAGGAGGAACAGGAGCAGCGCCGCCGGAATTTTCAGATGGGGTTGGAATGCCTTTAGAACCGGCTTTAATCTTTGTTAATCGAACTCTTAAGAATTATAATTTAAGAGATAAATTAAGAGTGATTGCCAGCGGAAAGGTCTTAACAAGCCTTGATATTTTAAGAGCGATTGCAATGGGAGCGGATATGTGTAATAATGCAAGAGGGTTTATGTTCTCTTTAGGCTGTATTCAGGCTTTGAGATGTAATTCGAATAATTGCCCGACTGGTGTTGCTACACAGGATAAAATGTTAATTAAAGGACTTGATGTGACGGATAAAGCGGAAAGGGTATATCATTTTCATAAAAACACGCTTCATACTTGTAACGAATTAATAGCTGCTGCCGGAAGAAGTTCTTATGAAGAGGTGGATGCAACGATGTTTATGAGAGGTGATGAATTTGATCATCTGGCAGATTTGTATTTCCCTGATATTTTAGGAAATGTGAAGCAGAAAGCAAGGTCTTAGAAAAAAGGTAAATAAAAAACGCTTCAATTTTGAAGCGTTTTTTTGTTTTATTGTTGATCTACCGGTCTTGTTTTAGCATCGTAGATTTGAAAGTTAAATACAAAAGACATATTCTTTAGAGAGTAATTGGTGTAATTGTAATGGGCATCTCTAGCAAAAGCAGCCCTTGAAGGCACTATAATTACTCCTTGTAGATTGTAAGGATCTCCATCAGCCATATTTTGAAAACCTTTAAAATATTTCAATCCTTCCTGTAATCCTTCAATCTCATAATAGTTTCTTTCTTTACCCGCATCGTCTTTTATTTTGTTTTTCACATAGTAAAATGTTGGATCGGTTATTGGAGAGCCACCTCCATTAATCGTATTAACAAGACTGCCTGCTGATGAAAAAGCCACATTTCCATCTGTATCAGTAGCAAGGTAATAATTACTTCTCATCATGGTTTTGATTTGAGTTGCATTAGTTGATAAAGGGTTGGTTTCTATTGTTGCCCCAGGTGAAGGTTGAGCGCCGTCTCTTATAATGTAGATAACCCCAGATGGAAGTTTAACAGGGTTTAATTCAGATAGCTTTTTCTCATTATCATCAGCAGTATCTGTACTGCTAAATGCTTTTATATTTCCTTGCACATCCAAATAATTTTCATTCATGAATTTTTGAATGGCCTGATCATCGTATGAATTTCTTACCGCAATGTCTTCTGGCTCTACAAAGGTTTCAACTTCATCATCTTTTTTACAAGCAGAAAAACACAAAGATCCTGCAAGGATATATAAAAATATTTTTTTCATTTTTAAAAAAACTTTTAATTACTTTACAAATAATATAACGACAAAAGTATAAAAAATTATGAGAATAGATAAATTTTTATGGAGCATTCGTTTTTATAAGACCAGAACCGTTGCTACTGAGGAGATTAAAAAAAACAGGGTTTCTATTGGTGAGTCGGTGGTGAAGTCTTCTAAAGAAGTGAAGGAGGGCGATGTGATTAAGATCCGTAAAAATCAGATTGATTATAAAATTAAAGTCATTCAAATTCCTAAAAGCAGAATAGGAGCGAAGCTGGTGCCACTTCATATAAAGGATGTGACGGATAAAGAGCAGTATGAATTGTTAAAAATGCGTAAAATGTCACAGGATTATTACCGAAATAAAGGAGAGGGCAGGCCTACAAAAAAAGATCGCCGTGATATGGATGACTATGTAGAAAATGATGTAACCTCAGATTTTACAGATTGGGATGAATTTTTTGGGGAAATTGAGGATGATTCGGAAAAAGGTTAATTTATTTGAAAACGAAAAGCTCTAGAGATAGAGCTTTTCCAGTATTTCATCGACAATATCTTTAGGTTCTCTGGCGTCTGTAACTACATTGATTTGGGCTTTATTATAAAAAGTATTTCTTTCAAAGAGATGCTTAGCAATAAATTCGGGGAGATTTTCATCAGAAATATTGGCAATCAGGGGACGTTTTTCCTTTTGTTTTAAAAGTCTTTCCGATAAGGTGGCAACAGAAGCTCTTAAAAAAACGCTTTTTGAGCTGTGATTAATAATTTCCATGTTGTTGTAATAAACGGGAGTTCCTCCGCCAAGACTCAAAATGACGTTTTCTTCAGATGCTAAAATTTCTTCCAGCACTTCTCTTTCCAGTTTTCTAAAGTAAATTTCTCCCTTTTTATCAAAGATTTCAGAGATCGTTAATTTATTTCTTCTGGAAATCTCTTTGTCGAGGTCAATTAATTTAAAATTTGTTTTTTCGCTTAATATTTTGGAAATGTGAGATTTGCCACTCCCCATGTATCCAACGAGTGAAATTATCATGAATTTTTTTTAAACAAATTTGCGAAAAAGTTTTGAGATAAAGAAAAAACTCATATCTTTGCACCACTAAAAACGAGGGACATTATTTCAGTGTTAATCGATAATAGGTGACCGACTCGGTAGCTCAGCTGGTAGAGCAATACACTTTTAATGTATGGGTCCTGGGTTCGAATCCCAGCCGGGTCACAACGCAAGAAAATTACTTGATTTTTGTAATTTTATTGCCTGCGTGGTGAAATTGGTAGACACGCCATCTTGAGGGGGTGGTTTCCTAAGGATGTGCTGGTTCGAATCCAGTCGCAGGCACACTGCAAAAAAATAAAAATAATTGGTGTGATGTATTTAAATTAGTTTTATATTTATCATAACAATTGTGGCCGACTCGGTAGCTCAGCTGGTAGAGCAATACACTTTTAATGTATGGGTCCTGGGTTCGAATCCCAGCCGAGTCACAAGTTTACTGAAAAGTAAATTTTTTTCATATTAATATTTTGTGATTTGGTGTTTCAAAGGCTTCGTAAGAAGCCTTTGATTTTTAAAAATAAATTTTGCAAAAACAAAAAATATTGTATCTTTGCACCGCTTAAAAAAACAAAAACATTCTTTTTAATGTATTTGTAGATAAGTGACCGACTCGGTAGCTCAGCTGGTAGAGCAATACACTTTTAATGTATGGGTCCTGGGTTCGAATCCCAGCCGGGTCACAAGTTTACTGAAAAGTAAATTTTTTTCATATTAATATTTTGTGATTTGGTGTTTCAAAGGCTTCGTAAGAAGCCTTTGATTTTTTTTATATATTAAGAAATATGAGCTTTGGTATGACTGAAGAGACGTATTGCAGCAAATCAAAAAACTCTGACGTTGCCATCAGAGTTTGTGTTTTATAAAAGTATATTGCAATATTAATCTAAATGCATATTGTCAATTAATCTTACTCCATCCACAACAACTACAATAAAAGCCCTGAAGTTTCTGTCTTTCTGAAAAGAATCGGTTTCTTTTAAAGTTTCTTCGTCTGCAATTAGAAAATATTCGAGTTGCATACCTTGTTGGTGATCGAAGATGTCCTGCACTTTATCTTTGATTTCTGCTATGGTGATTTCTTTAAACCAGCTATTTACCTTTTTTAATGTGTCGTAAATGATTTTGGCTGCTTCTTTTCTGTCCTCATGGAGTCTTTGGTTTCTGGAACTTAATGCTAAGCCATTGCTGGCTCTGTAAATGGGAACTCCTTTTATTTTAATGGGCAGCTTTCTCTTTTCAACCATTTTCTTAATAATGGCTAATTGCTGGAAGTCTTTTTCCCCGAAATAAGCATTGTCGGGTTGTATCTGTCTGAAAAGCTCTTCTACAACCGTTCCGACCCCGTCGAAATGTCCCGGACGTGATTTTCCTTCCATTTCGTTTTCTAATCCGTCGAAATCATAGTGCTGGCTTTCTGTTTTTTCAGGGTAGATATCTGCCACTTCAGGAGTGTAAACAGCATCTACCAATCCTGAATTTTTTAGAATTAAAATATCTCGGCTGATATCTCTGGGGTATTTTTCTAAGTCTTCAGGGTTGTTGAACTGAGTGGGATTTACGAAAATTGAAGAAATGACAAGGTCGTTTTCTTTTCGGGCTTCTTCATAAAGAGAAAGGTGTCCGTTGTGCAATGCGCCCATCGTTGGAGCAAAGCCTATTTTTTTTCCCATTTCTTTCTGTCTCTCAATGAAATCCTGAAGTGTTTTTTTATTTTTTAAAACTTCCATAGTTTGTTATAATAATATTTCAAAAATACTAAAAATATCATACAATACTGTGTGGTTTGATAATTTGAAAAAGGGAATTATCGTAAAAAAATGTTAATTAAAATAATGTTGGATGTTTTTTTGTAATTTTGCACATTAAAGCATTTTTACAAAAAATTAGATAGAAGTTTATGCCGAATCAAAAGATACTGTACATTACCACAGAAATGTACCCTTATCAGGAAGATACAAATTTAGCAACAGTGGTAAACAAAATGGCACTTAAGATGCACAACGATGGCAATGATGTAAGAGTTTTTATGCCAAGATTTGGACAAATAAGTGAAAGGAAGTTTCAGCTCCATGAGGTTATTCGTCTCTCAGGAATGAATATTATTATCAATGACCTGGATCAGCCTCTTATTATTAAGGTAGCTTCTCTTCCTGGGGAAAGACTTCAGGTTTACTTTATAGATAATGAAGAATATTTCAAAAGAAAGCAATATTATTTTGATGATGAAGGAAACCCTTTTGAAGACAATGATGAAAGAGCAATCTTTTTTGCAAGGGGGGTTATTGAGACCATTAAA from Chryseobacterium camelliae includes these protein-coding regions:
- the mtaB gene encoding tRNA (N(6)-L-threonylcarbamoyladenosine(37)-C(2))-methylthiotransferase MtaB, which gives rise to MSTFQRTAAFHTLGCKLNFAETSTIARQLTDAGYDKVNFDEKANIYVINTCSVTENADRECKLHVKRAMKANPEGLVVIVGCYAQLKPEEISQIEGVDLVLGAKEKFNILSYLDDLEKSESEGIVHSCEIEETDFFIGSYSIGDRTRAFLKVQDGCDYKCTYCTIPLARGISRSDTIENVLKNAKEIAERDIKEIVLTGVNIGDYGKGEFGNKKHEHTFLDLISELDQIEGIERIRISSIEPNLLKDESIELVSKSKSFVPHFHIPLQSGSDDLLKKMKRRYLTKLYNDRVNKIREVMPDAAIGVDVIVGFPGETEERFMETYNFLNELPITYLHVFTYSERENTEAAEMEDVVPIPERKKRNKMLRILSEKKKMAFYQTQLGKTLPVLWEHENKDGKMFGFTENYVRVQKDFDQASVNQIEFLNLEKILSDGTVSVQSSYESFLAKA
- a CDS encoding FMN-binding glutamate synthase family protein, producing MRDKFLSWGIVLVIATWIVAILIKAHYWIPTLLSAIYALGVYNAYQSKHAILRNFPVLGYFRYFFESISPEMQQYFIERETDGKPFPRNQRSAVYRRAKNLSDTVAFGTQLEVNHRKYEGIKHSIYAKSPKEELPRVWVGGEQCTQPYHASLFNISAMSFGALSDRAQISLNRGAKKGNFYHNTGEGGISPYHLEGGDLCWQIGTGYFGCRDEEGKFNPELFKKYSTMPNVKMVEIKLSQGAKPGHGGVLPGVKNTVEIAKIRHVTPGVTVISPPSHSSFSDAAGLLKFVQQLRELSGGKPVGFKLCIGDTKEFEDICVQMNVLKIYPDFITIDGAEGGTGAAPPEFSDGVGMPLEPALIFVNRTLKNYNLRDKLRVIASGKVLTSLDILRAIAMGADMCNNARGFMFSLGCIQALRCNSNNCPTGVATQDKMLIKGLDVTDKAERVYHFHKNTLHTCNELIAAAGRSSYEEVDATMFMRGDEFDHLADLYFPDILGNVKQKARS
- a CDS encoding RNA-binding S4 domain-containing protein, whose product is MRIDKFLWSIRFYKTRTVATEEIKKNRVSIGESVVKSSKEVKEGDVIKIRKNQIDYKIKVIQIPKSRIGAKLVPLHIKDVTDKEQYELLKMRKMSQDYYRNKGEGRPTKKDRRDMDDYVENDVTSDFTDWDEFFGEIEDDSEKG
- a CDS encoding shikimate kinase; translated protein: MIISLVGYMGSGKSHISKILSEKTNFKLIDLDKEISRRNKLTISEIFDKKGEIYFRKLEREVLEEILASEENVILSLGGGTPVYYNNMEIINHSSKSVFLRASVATLSERLLKQKEKRPLIANISDENLPEFIAKHLFERNTFYNKAQINVVTDAREPKDIVDEILEKLYL
- the panC gene encoding pantoate--beta-alanine ligase, coding for MEVLKNKKTLQDFIERQKEMGKKIGFAPTMGALHNGHLSLYEEARKENDLVISSIFVNPTQFNNPEDLEKYPRDISRDILILKNSGLVDAVYTPEVADIYPEKTESQHYDFDGLENEMEGKSRPGHFDGVGTVVEELFRQIQPDNAYFGEKDFQQLAIIKKMVEKRKLPIKIKGVPIYRASNGLALSSRNQRLHEDRKEAAKIIYDTLKKVNSWFKEITIAEIKDKVQDIFDHQQGMQLEYFLIADEETLKETDSFQKDRNFRAFIVVVVDGVRLIDNMHLD
- a CDS encoding glycogen/starch synthase gives rise to the protein MPNQKILYITTEMYPYQEDTNLATVVNKMALKMHNDGNDVRVFMPRFGQISERKFQLHEVIRLSGMNIIINDLDQPLIIKVASLPGERLQVYFIDNEEYFKRKQYYFDDEGNPFEDNDERAIFFARGVIETIKKLNWVPDVIHLNGWMSSFVPIYLKTYYETDAYFKDAKIVLSLYNEKDAALSDKIEEKLNFDNISGLKTLSNPTIENVVIESMSYVDSIVKGDEFLNENLDKAFNETNTSKSEYLDVDSINQLY